One window of the Xiphias gladius isolate SHS-SW01 ecotype Sanya breed wild chromosome 11, ASM1685928v1, whole genome shotgun sequence genome contains the following:
- the LOC120796129 gene encoding cholesterol 25-hydroxylase-like protein isoform X1 → MTDSEGTETLFLQTLWDWLRQRQSLLGSPFFPVSFSLAVYLCCCFPYICLDLLGSRVAAVRRFKIQPRSKVTWAMACGSLRKILCNHVFFIFPLSLVHCHWKPANSPALAPGLPSVATDVLACLLLFDLQYFLWHLLHHKVSWLYRFFHMEHHYHTASFSLMTEDTGVWETLSLSFFSALNPALLGCHPLTEMLFFVTNIYLSVEAHSGYELPWSPHRLVPFGLYGGVRHHDLHHLKFKVNYAPYFTHWDRLLGTLRTEGARGELRNAEM, encoded by the coding sequence atgacagactCCGAGGGCACGGAGACGCTCTTCCTGCAGACTCTTTGGGACTGGTTGAGGCAGCGACAGAGCCTGCTCGGGTCACCGTTTTTCCCGGTTTCGTTCTCCCTGGCCGTCTACCTGTGCTGCTGCTTCCCTTACATTTGTCTGGATCTGCTCGGCTCGAGAGTGGCCGCGGTGCGTCGCTTCAAGATCCAGCCTCGAAGCAAAGTCACATGGGCAATGGCCTGCGGGTCCCTGCGCAAAATTCTCTGCAACCACGTCTTTTTCATCTTCCCCCTGTCCCTCGTGCACTGCCACTGGAAGCCCGCGAACTCTCCTGCACTGGCACCTGGGCTCCCGTCGGTCGCCACGGACGTGCTGGCCTGCCTCCTCCTGTTCGACCTGCAGTACTTTTTGTGGCACCTCCTGCATCACAAGGTGAGCTGGCTTTACCGCTTCTTCCACATGGAGCACCACTACCACACGGCCTCGTTCTCCCTGATGACGGAGGACACGGGCGTCTGGGAGACGCTGAGCCTCAGCTTCTTCAGCGCGCTGAACCCCGCGCTCCTCGGCTGCCACCCGCTCACCGAGATGCTCTTCTTCGTCACCAACATTTATCTGTCCGTGGAGGCTCACTCGGGCTACGAGCTCCCCTGGTCCCCGCACAGGCTGGTGCCCTTCGGCCTCTACGGCGGCGTTCGGCACCACGACCTCCACCACCTGAAATTCAAGGTGAACTACGCGCCCTACTTCACGCACTGGGACCGGCTCCTCGGCACACTGCGGACGGAGGGCGCGCGGGGGGAGTTAAGAAACGCGGAGATGTGA
- the LOC120796129 gene encoding cholesterol 25-hydroxylase-like protein isoform X2 — protein MSSSSAGRISTLFLQTLWDWLRQRQSLLGSPFFPVSFSLAVYLCCCFPYICLDLLGSRVAAVRRFKIQPRSKVTWAMACGSLRKILCNHVFFIFPLSLVHCHWKPANSPALAPGLPSVATDVLACLLLFDLQYFLWHLLHHKVSWLYRFFHMEHHYHTASFSLMTEDTGVWETLSLSFFSALNPALLGCHPLTEMLFFVTNIYLSVEAHSGYELPWSPHRLVPFGLYGGVRHHDLHHLKFKVNYAPYFTHWDRLLGTLRTEGARGELRNAEM, from the exons ATGTCTTCATCCTCAGCTGGCCGGATTTCT ACGCTCTTCCTGCAGACTCTTTGGGACTGGTTGAGGCAGCGACAGAGCCTGCTCGGGTCACCGTTTTTCCCGGTTTCGTTCTCCCTGGCCGTCTACCTGTGCTGCTGCTTCCCTTACATTTGTCTGGATCTGCTCGGCTCGAGAGTGGCCGCGGTGCGTCGCTTCAAGATCCAGCCTCGAAGCAAAGTCACATGGGCAATGGCCTGCGGGTCCCTGCGCAAAATTCTCTGCAACCACGTCTTTTTCATCTTCCCCCTGTCCCTCGTGCACTGCCACTGGAAGCCCGCGAACTCTCCTGCACTGGCACCTGGGCTCCCGTCGGTCGCCACGGACGTGCTGGCCTGCCTCCTCCTGTTCGACCTGCAGTACTTTTTGTGGCACCTCCTGCATCACAAGGTGAGCTGGCTTTACCGCTTCTTCCACATGGAGCACCACTACCACACGGCCTCGTTCTCCCTGATGACGGAGGACACGGGCGTCTGGGAGACGCTGAGCCTCAGCTTCTTCAGCGCGCTGAACCCCGCGCTCCTCGGCTGCCACCCGCTCACCGAGATGCTCTTCTTCGTCACCAACATTTATCTGTCCGTGGAGGCTCACTCGGGCTACGAGCTCCCCTGGTCCCCGCACAGGCTGGTGCCCTTCGGCCTCTACGGCGGCGTTCGGCACCACGACCTCCACCACCTGAAATTCAAGGTGAACTACGCGCCCTACTTCACGCACTGGGACCGGCTCCTCGGCACACTGCGGACGGAGGGCGCGCGGGGGGAGTTAAGAAACGCGGAGATGTGA
- the LOC120796126 gene encoding inositol 1,4,5-trisphosphate receptor-interacting protein isoform X1: MQGAIARVCVVVAAAILNHPLLFPQENTTLPDQDEELMARMREHEERLEMEQAKLERELSHLDSKQEETDSEGGYSWYFWSAVSFIIFFTIEMCRVDLTDTEIRPAEDEDIFSECGSITPRTMVLDKDVLSNFCDKCTYTSAHENWRVREFVEGFADDLLESLRSVCDREADMEVGDFVGIGSMFESWKVCKPLMCDLIVPFSPPDPYSFQFHLWCGPNSDVPPDMQGCGKIKVTRFGENEECCLCGSANLGEDMLCLLHSRNEAVKVDHSPDELLCSRNTPFLAKDQVMKWFQISVTKAWGRISHKYDFEVTFRNLDAAGALKIRFRSGKVIVMNIIPVVQLEDTDAYFVSHFPSDCDSSPDPHWPLSFAVYERNLLKHFTKRLPQNSCHLHCLQIVTFLHRKQTGLTGKSALTNYHFKTALLHSLLSRRPSLWGIESMEHRLRDVLGFLQRGLQEKRLHHALIGNRKVPKEVQVPEFIRRAEPVNLFRSLVLQTELYAATVRHFQEMLRNALVLIQEYTPHLSNGGLHHSLDESL; this comes from the coding sequence ATGCAGGGGGCCATAGCGcgagtgtgtgtggtggtggccGCTGCCATATTAAACCATCCCTTACTCTTTCCTCAAGAGAACACCACGCTCCCGGACCAGGATGAGGAGCTGATGGCCCGCATGCGGGAGCATGAGGAGAGGCTTGAAATGGAGCAGGCCAAGCTGGAGAGGGAGCTTTCACATCTGGACTCAAAGCAGGAAGAAACCGACTCGGAGGGAGGTTATAGTTGGTACTTTTGGAGCGCTGTGTCTTTCATTATATTCTTCACAATCGAGATGTGCAGGGTGGATCTTACTGACACAGAAATCCGGCCAGCTGAGGATGAAGACATATTTTCGGAGTGCGGATCCATCACCCCCAGGACAATGGTATTAGATAAAGATGTCCTGAGCAACTTCTGTGACAAATGCACCTACACTTCAGCCCACGAAAACTGGAGGGTGAGGGAGTTTGTTGAGGGTTTTGCCGATGATCTACTGGAATCGCTCAGGAGTGTGTGCGACAGGGAGGCAGACATGGAAGTCGGGGACTTTGTCGGGATTGGAAGCATGTTCGAGTCTTGGAAGGTGTGCAAGCCTCTGATGTGCGACCTTATAGTGCCTTTCTCGCCTCCAGATCCATACTCCTTCCAGTTCCACCTGTGGTGCGGCCCCAACAGCGACGTGCCTCCAGACATGCAGGGCTGTGGCAAAATAAAGGTGACCAGGTTTGGGGAGAACGAGGAGTGCTGTCTCTGCGGCTCCGCTAACCTGGGAGAGGACATGCTTTGTCTGTTGCATAGCAGGAACGAGGCCGTCAAAGTGGACCACAGTCCTGACGAACTGCTTTGCTCCAGGAACACCCCTTTCTTAGCAAAAGATCAAGTCATGAAGTGGTTTCAGATCTCTGTAACCAAAGCGTGGGGACGCATCTCTCACAAATACGACTTTGAGGTCACTTTTCGCAACTTGGATGCCGCCGGTGCTCTGAAGATCCGATTCCGCTCAGGGAAAGTCATCGTAATGAACATCATACCGGTGGTTCAGCTGGAGGATACAGATGCTTATTTTGTCTCACACTTCCCATCAGATTGTGACAGCTCTCCAGACCCGCACTGGCCCCTCTCTTTTGCTGTCTACGAGAGGAATTTGCTGAAACACTTCACTAAACGCCTACCACAAAACTCCTGTCATTTACACTGTCTTCAGATTGTTACTTTCCTGCACAGAAAGCAAACGGGACTCACAGGAAAGAGCGCCCTTACTAACTACCACTTTAAGACTGCTCTGTTGCACTCGTTGCTGAGTAGAAGGCCCTCTTTGTGGGGCATTGAGAGCATGGAACACAGGCTTCGGGATGTGCTCGGCTTCTTGCAGAGGGGCCTACAGGAGAAGAGGCTACATCATGCTCTGATTGGGAACCGTAAGGTGCCCAAGGAAGTCCAGGTTCCTGAGTTCATTCGCAGAGCGGAGCCCGTCAATCTGTTCAGGTCTCTGGTGCTGCAGACAGAGCTCTACGCAGCCACAGTCAGGCATTTTCAGGAGATGTTGAGAAATGCACTGGTGCTCATACAAGAGTACACACCTCACTTATCAAATGGAGGTTTACACCACAGCCTAGATGAAAGTCTGTGA
- the LOC120796130 gene encoding glutathione S-transferase omega-1-like isoform X1, protein MTTEKCFAKGSPAPGPVPKGHVRIYSMRFCPFAQRTRLVLNAKGIKHDTININLKDKPDWFLEKNPLGLVPTLETTAGEVIFESPITCEYLEEVYPERKLLPPSPFGKAQQKMMLEHFSKVVPYFYKIPAGRNNGEDVSGLEAELKEKFAKLNEDLVNKKTKFFGGDSITMIDYMMWPFFERLEIFELKHCLDNTAELKKWTECMSDDPTVKVTGHSVDTYKGFYKTYIEGKPNYDYGL, encoded by the exons ATGACTACTGAAAAATGTTTCGCCAAAG gAAGCCCTGCACCTGGTCCAGTCCCCAAAGGCCATGTCAGGATTTACAGCATGAGATTCTGCCCCTTTGCCCAGAGAACCAGATTAGTGCTGAATGCCAAAGGGATCAA ACATGACACCATCAACATCAATCTGAAAGATAAACCTGACTGGTTCCTTGAGAAGAATCCCCTTGGTCTTGTCCCAACACTGGAGACAACTGCTGGTGAGGTGATATTCGAGTCTCCCATCACCTGTGAATACCTGGAGGAAGTTTACCCTGAGAGGAAgcttcttcctccctctccttttgGTAAAGCTCAGCAGAAGATGATGCTGGAGCATTTTTCCAAG GTAGTACCATACTTCTACAAGATCCCAGCCGGGAGGAACAATGGCGAGGATGTCTCAGGACTGGAAGCTGAGCTGAAAGAGAAGTTTGCCAAATTAAATGAG gaccTGGTTAATAAGAAGACCAAGTTCTTTGGTGGCGACTCCATCACGATGATTGACTACATGATGTGGCCATTTTTTGAGAGGCTGGAGATCTTTGAACTGAAACA cTGCCTTGACAACACAGCTGAGCTGAAGAAGTGGACAGAGTGCATGTCGGACGACCCGACTGTCAAAGTCACGGGGCACAGTGTGGACACCTACAAGGGGTTTTACAAGACTTACATTGAGGGGAAACCCAACTATGACTACGGCCTGTAG
- the LOC120796130 gene encoding glutathione S-transferase omega-1-like isoform X2, with product MRFCPFAQRTRLVLNAKGIKHDTININLKDKPDWFLEKNPLGLVPTLETTAGEVIFESPITCEYLEEVYPERKLLPPSPFGKAQQKMMLEHFSKVVPYFYKIPAGRNNGEDVSGLEAELKEKFAKLNEDLVNKKTKFFGGDSITMIDYMMWPFFERLEIFELKHCLDNTAELKKWTECMSDDPTVKVTGHSVDTYKGFYKTYIEGKPNYDYGL from the exons ATGAGATTCTGCCCCTTTGCCCAGAGAACCAGATTAGTGCTGAATGCCAAAGGGATCAA ACATGACACCATCAACATCAATCTGAAAGATAAACCTGACTGGTTCCTTGAGAAGAATCCCCTTGGTCTTGTCCCAACACTGGAGACAACTGCTGGTGAGGTGATATTCGAGTCTCCCATCACCTGTGAATACCTGGAGGAAGTTTACCCTGAGAGGAAgcttcttcctccctctccttttgGTAAAGCTCAGCAGAAGATGATGCTGGAGCATTTTTCCAAG GTAGTACCATACTTCTACAAGATCCCAGCCGGGAGGAACAATGGCGAGGATGTCTCAGGACTGGAAGCTGAGCTGAAAGAGAAGTTTGCCAAATTAAATGAG gaccTGGTTAATAAGAAGACCAAGTTCTTTGGTGGCGACTCCATCACGATGATTGACTACATGATGTGGCCATTTTTTGAGAGGCTGGAGATCTTTGAACTGAAACA cTGCCTTGACAACACAGCTGAGCTGAAGAAGTGGACAGAGTGCATGTCGGACGACCCGACTGTCAAAGTCACGGGGCACAGTGTGGACACCTACAAGGGGTTTTACAAGACTTACATTGAGGGGAAACCCAACTATGACTACGGCCTGTAG
- the LOC120796126 gene encoding inositol 1,4,5-trisphosphate receptor-interacting protein isoform X2, with protein MARMREHEERLEMEQAKLERELSHLDSKQEETDSEGGYSWYFWSAVSFIIFFTIEMCRVDLTDTEIRPAEDEDIFSECGSITPRTMVLDKDVLSNFCDKCTYTSAHENWRVREFVEGFADDLLESLRSVCDREADMEVGDFVGIGSMFESWKVCKPLMCDLIVPFSPPDPYSFQFHLWCGPNSDVPPDMQGCGKIKVTRFGENEECCLCGSANLGEDMLCLLHSRNEAVKVDHSPDELLCSRNTPFLAKDQVMKWFQISVTKAWGRISHKYDFEVTFRNLDAAGALKIRFRSGKVIVMNIIPVVQLEDTDAYFVSHFPSDCDSSPDPHWPLSFAVYERNLLKHFTKRLPQNSCHLHCLQIVTFLHRKQTGLTGKSALTNYHFKTALLHSLLSRRPSLWGIESMEHRLRDVLGFLQRGLQEKRLHHALIGNRKVPKEVQVPEFIRRAEPVNLFRSLVLQTELYAATVRHFQEMLRNALVLIQEYTPHLSNGGLHHSLDESL; from the coding sequence ATGGCCCGCATGCGGGAGCATGAGGAGAGGCTTGAAATGGAGCAGGCCAAGCTGGAGAGGGAGCTTTCACATCTGGACTCAAAGCAGGAAGAAACCGACTCGGAGGGAGGTTATAGTTGGTACTTTTGGAGCGCTGTGTCTTTCATTATATTCTTCACAATCGAGATGTGCAGGGTGGATCTTACTGACACAGAAATCCGGCCAGCTGAGGATGAAGACATATTTTCGGAGTGCGGATCCATCACCCCCAGGACAATGGTATTAGATAAAGATGTCCTGAGCAACTTCTGTGACAAATGCACCTACACTTCAGCCCACGAAAACTGGAGGGTGAGGGAGTTTGTTGAGGGTTTTGCCGATGATCTACTGGAATCGCTCAGGAGTGTGTGCGACAGGGAGGCAGACATGGAAGTCGGGGACTTTGTCGGGATTGGAAGCATGTTCGAGTCTTGGAAGGTGTGCAAGCCTCTGATGTGCGACCTTATAGTGCCTTTCTCGCCTCCAGATCCATACTCCTTCCAGTTCCACCTGTGGTGCGGCCCCAACAGCGACGTGCCTCCAGACATGCAGGGCTGTGGCAAAATAAAGGTGACCAGGTTTGGGGAGAACGAGGAGTGCTGTCTCTGCGGCTCCGCTAACCTGGGAGAGGACATGCTTTGTCTGTTGCATAGCAGGAACGAGGCCGTCAAAGTGGACCACAGTCCTGACGAACTGCTTTGCTCCAGGAACACCCCTTTCTTAGCAAAAGATCAAGTCATGAAGTGGTTTCAGATCTCTGTAACCAAAGCGTGGGGACGCATCTCTCACAAATACGACTTTGAGGTCACTTTTCGCAACTTGGATGCCGCCGGTGCTCTGAAGATCCGATTCCGCTCAGGGAAAGTCATCGTAATGAACATCATACCGGTGGTTCAGCTGGAGGATACAGATGCTTATTTTGTCTCACACTTCCCATCAGATTGTGACAGCTCTCCAGACCCGCACTGGCCCCTCTCTTTTGCTGTCTACGAGAGGAATTTGCTGAAACACTTCACTAAACGCCTACCACAAAACTCCTGTCATTTACACTGTCTTCAGATTGTTACTTTCCTGCACAGAAAGCAAACGGGACTCACAGGAAAGAGCGCCCTTACTAACTACCACTTTAAGACTGCTCTGTTGCACTCGTTGCTGAGTAGAAGGCCCTCTTTGTGGGGCATTGAGAGCATGGAACACAGGCTTCGGGATGTGCTCGGCTTCTTGCAGAGGGGCCTACAGGAGAAGAGGCTACATCATGCTCTGATTGGGAACCGTAAGGTGCCCAAGGAAGTCCAGGTTCCTGAGTTCATTCGCAGAGCGGAGCCCGTCAATCTGTTCAGGTCTCTGGTGCTGCAGACAGAGCTCTACGCAGCCACAGTCAGGCATTTTCAGGAGATGTTGAGAAATGCACTGGTGCTCATACAAGAGTACACACCTCACTTATCAAATGGAGGTTTACACCACAGCCTAGATGAAAGTCTGTGA